The genomic interval CGTCGGAGCCCTGCAGGTCCTGGGACTGTGGGGCATTTTCATCGGGCCGATCGTCGCATCGTGCTTGTTCGCACTCGTTCAGATTTTCAATCTCGAACTGAAGGAACTGGCCAAAGAACGGCGCATCGAACCGCCCGACGATCCGCAATCCGCAGTGACGGTCAGCACGAATGGTGCATCCCCCGCGGCAATAGCACCGCCGCAGGCGATTCCCGCCATGACCGTCGTCAGTCCACCGTCGCAAACGCCAAAGAAGCCACGAAGCAAGCGGCGTTAAGCCACACTCTTGATTCGTTTCCACGCGGGAGTCTGCAATTCCTCGTTACTAAGCTCCCACTTGGTAACGCCTCCGACGCAGCAGGACAAGCGCAGGAGAACTCTCGCCGCGACCGACAGCATCTTCACAAATGGCGTTAACAAGCGGGACGGCTTGGTAACGAGGGGACGAGGGACTAATTTCGGGAAACCCGCAAGCAGGAGCCTTCAACGGCATCTCGCGTCACTCGTCACTTTCACCAGAGACGCGATCCACCCACTGAGTCAACTGCTGGAACTGATACGCAAAGGCCGGCTCATCTGTTCCCATGGGGCTCTTAAAGAACGAAGCCAGATGCGACATGATCCCGCTGGTCCCACGACGCGCTTCGCGTTCGGTCAGCCGAATCAGGTCGATGACCAGCGGAGCGGCCAGCAATGAATCGCACCCCTGCCACGTAAACTGAAGGACCATCGGTGTTCCAAGAAAGCCCTGGAAATGAATGTGATCCCACGCCGTCTTCCAATCGCCCATCGATTCGATGTACTCGATCGAAACCAGCGTCTGCGGCTTGTACCCCAGGATTTCGGTCAGCAGATGGTCTTTTGATTTGACCTTATTCGCTTTGTTGACGGGATCATCCAAGACTTTGCCGTCCAGGTTGCCAAAAATGTTGTGGCCCACCCAACTCATCACCTTCAGGTTTCGCGCCGCGAACATCGGGGCCAGAACCGCTTTCATCAGCGTTTCGCCCGTCTTTCCGTCACGTCCGACATGCAGCACATTCTGCTTCAGCGCGAGTTCATCAAGTCCCGGCAGATCTGAACCAACCGACGGAGTGAAATTCACAAAATGGCTGCCGCTTTGCATGGCGGCGATGGCGTACAGGGTGCTTGCAGGCAACGGGCACGATTTACTGGCCAGTGATTTTTGGACTTCGGCCCATTTCCATTCACGCACTTCGTCCGGCGGTGGCGGTTCGGTCGAAGAAACGTTGACCACGATCACGCGGTCCAGTTTTTCGGCGGTTTTGAATTTCTCGATGTCTTTGGTCAATCGGCTCACGGCTTGGGCGGCGGTCTCTTTCTTCAGCTTCAGACACTCTGGTCCGGCCAGAGATTCGATCTTGGCCCCGACATTCACCAGCGTGCCCGGCTTGATGTTCCGATCAAACTTGGCCAGCTGCGAGGAAATCCCTGCCAGCGTCTTTTCGTTGAAGACGTGGGACTTATCGACCAGGACCTGTGCCTCGGCCGCGTATGACGTCTCACGAATCTCATGGCCGCCGACCACCAGTTCGTCCCAGCCAATCAGGTCCAGTTTGGCAAACGAAGGCAGCGCAGTCACCAACCCCGTGGTATCCGAGAGCCCCTTCCGCAGTGCAGCAAGGCCAACCACGACTGTTGTCGCGACACCGCCCCAGGCCCCGATCAGCCACACTCCGACTTTCCGCTTCGCCATGCCTTACGCCTTCCCCTGATGTCGCTCAAGTTGTGAACTGGAACTATGAATCATGTCCTGTTTTTTGATGTCACTCTACCAGAGGCCATCAAGCATCGCGAGTAAACGCAGGTCGGTAAATCCTGCTCAATCAGCGAGGTTTCACAAAGAAATGGATGACCTGAACAGATCACGCCGCAAATTGAAGCACTCACCCAACGCATCTGTGAAGTTCGGCATTTGGTTTTTGCGCCAATCCATTAGAATGCAGGCTTAGCAGCCTGATTGAAACAACGGGTACGGGCACTGTGACGTTTCATACTGTGGCGTTTCATGATGTGCTGGCATATTCGAGCCCGAGCGGAACCAGTCCCCGTTCGTTCAACAGGTTGTTAGCGGACAATCCTCCGGTCATCCGGACCAGTTGGTAGGACACCACCAAAACGAAGAGAGATGGAACGATGAATCGCAGGATCGAGAAACATCGAATCTGCCAGGGACGCTGGTCGAAGGGATATCCGCTGGGAAAGCTCTGTTTGGTGCTGGCCCTGGCCCTGACCGCGATCTGGTCGCACGTGAACGCCCAGGATTCGAACAATCCGTCCCCACCGGGCCAGATGGATCCCACCCCCGTTGCGCCGCTGAAAGTGGGAAAAATCCCCAGCGATCCCTACGAAGTGTTCGTGGCGCTGGGCCTATTCGGCTACCCCTTGGCACTCACGTCGGTCGTCGTTGTCTGGTTTACCGTCGAACGAATGGTCGTTCTTCGCTACGGACGCGTTATCCCCCGGCATTTCGTCAAACGTTTCTTTGAACATCTGAAAGAGGGAAATCTCGATCCGAAGGTCGCGATGAAACTCTGCGAAGATAACGGAAGCCCCATCGCACTCGTATTGGCAAATGGCGTCAAGAAGTGGGGCAAGAGCAGCGTCGAAGTCGAACAAGCGATCATCGACGGCGGCGAACGACAGGTCAGCCAGCTCCGAAAACACATCCGCATTCTGAACGGTGCGGCCACGGTCGCGCCCTTGCTGGGTTTGCTCGGAACGGTGGCGGGGATGATCCAATCGTTCAATCAAATCTCGCAAAGCTCGGCCATGGGCAAATCCGAGGCTCTCGCCGGTGGGATTGGTCTGTCGCTGTTGACCACCGCGGCGGGATTGGCGATCGCGATCCCGTCATTGATCATGTACATGTACTTTACCGGCCGCGTCGATTCGCTCGTCATCGAGATGGATGGGATGGCCCAAGAGCTGGTTGACTACATTTCCGCCGAGGGTTTGGCCGAACAGGCACGCAGCGGAGCCAAAACCGCGACGGCAAAGCCTGAAACGAAACGCCCTGCGTCGTGATGCCGCACGCTCGCAGACGTTCACACCGACAAGACTCAATGTCGCTTGCTGCGAGCAAGTTGCGAATCGCCTCGTAAATATGTTCAAATGCCGCGACGTGAATGCGTCGTCGAGACGCCTCTTCACGCTTCAATGGAAATCAGCGACTTGAGGCTTCAGCAGGAGTTCACTATGCGGTTCAGGATGGGTTGGATTTCGTCGTTTCTCGCAATCGCGATGGTGAGCCTGATCGGTTCACAGCAGACGATCGCACAAGACGGCTGGACGACGATTTTCGATGGAAAGACGCTGAACAACTGGGACGGTAATCCCGAGTTTTGGCGCGTGGAAGACGGTTGTATTACCGGTCAAACGACCGAAGCGAAACAGTTGAAGTCGAACACGTTTCTGATTTGGCGCGGTGGTGAAACCGCCGACTTCGAATTGACGCTTGAATACAAGCTGATCGCCGGAAATTCGGGTATTCAGTACCGCAGCTTTGAAGTCCCGAACGAGAAGTGGGCGGTCGGCGGCTATCAGGCAGATATGGAAGCCGGCGACAACTATTCCGGAATCAATTACGGCGAGCGGTTCCGTGGAATCCTGGCATTGCGTGGTCAAAAGACCGTCATTGGCGACGACCACAAACCCAAAGAAGTCGAGAAATTTGCTGAAAGCAAGGACATTCAGGCCAAGATCAAGAAAGAAGACTGGAACACCTATCACGTCTCGGCCAAGGGCTTCACCTTCGAACACCGCATCAACGGCGTTTTGACCTCGGTTGTCACGGACGAAGACAAGGCTGAACGACGTGCCAAAGGGATTTTGGCTCTGCAGATCCATGTCGGACCTCCGATGAAGGTGCAGTTCCGCAATATCAAGCTGAAGACTCTCAAACCAGAAGGCACGAGTGGCGTCACCAAAAAGAAGGCACTGCTGTTGGCTGGGCGTCATAGCCATGGCTTCGGTGCTCATGACCATCTGGCCGGTTGCTCGCTACTGGCCAAATTGATCAACGCCAGTGGTCAACCAATCGAAGCGGAAGTCCATTCTCTGGAACAACACGGCTGGCCATCAGATGAAAAGTTGGCGGCTGCGGACACCATTGTCATCTACTCGGACGGTGGTGAAGGACACCCCTTCAATTCGCACCTGGATCAACTGAACAGTTTGACACTTCAGGGGAAGGGAATCGTCTGCATCCACTACGGTGTCGAAACGACGGCCGGTCGCAATGGCGATGCGTTTCTCAATTGGATCGGCGGATTCTTTGAGCCTCATTGGTCGGTGAACCCACACTGGATCGCAGACTACAAAAAGCTTCCCGAGCATCCCACAACGCGCGGCGTGAAGCCGTTCTCGACGGACGATGAGTGGTACTACCACATGCGATTTCGCGAAAAAATGGATGGCGTCACGCCGATCCTCACCGACTTGCCGCCCAAGGAATCGCTTAGCCGAGCCGATGGACCTCATAGCGGCAACGCCGAAGTACGTAAAGCGGTGCTGGAACGCAAGGAGCCACAACACACCGCCTGGGCACGCGTGCGAGCTGACGGTGGACGGGGCTTCGGAACCAGTGGCGGACACGTTCACTGGAACTGGGGCAATGACCAGTTTCGCAAGCTCATTCTGAATGCGATCGCCTGGACCGCAGGCGCGGACGTTCCTGCAGACGGTGTTCCTGCCGGTCACGTGACCGTCGAAGACCTGTTGCAAAACCACGACGAACCGATTCCGGCCGACTTCAACAAGGCCACGATTCAAGCGATGCTCAATCAGTGGAACAAATCCTGAATGAGTGCCGACGGTATTTCCATGACGATCCGCGCTTGAATTGTGAATGGAGCCAGCCCGAATGCCCTTTCGACCACTGATCAGCCTGATTGCGATCGCGACGATGACGACGGCGGCTCTTGCGCACGAGCCCAAGTTTCAATCGAAGGTGCTTCGCACATCGACCAAGGGACACGCGGTCGACATCGACATCGATATCACCGGCGCGAAGGAACTTTACCTGATCGCTCTCGATGGCGACGGTGAGATCACGGCCGACTGGGCGGACTGGGCGGAGCCGCGTTTGATCGGGCCCAATGGCGAAAAGAAGCTGACCGAACTGACCTGGAAGTCAGCAAACACCGAATTTGGACAAGTGAGCGTTAACCGGAACGCCAACGGTGATCCACTCAGGATCGATGGCGTGTCCGTTCCCTATGGAATCGGGACTCACGCCAATTCCGCGATCGCTTACGACCTGCCAGCGGGATTCACGCGGTTCAAAACCCGTGCTGGAATCGACAATGGTGGTTCGGAGCAGGGCAGTGCCAGTTCCATTCAATTTCTGGTTTTCACCGAGCCCCCCTCCGAGAAGTACACGCAACGGGGTATCGCCCAGCGTGCCGATGTCCATGAAGCCAAGAACGCCGTTGCGGGCTTGGACGTGGCCGACGGCCTAGAAGTCACCCTCTTCGCATCGGAAGCCTCGGGCATGCTCAGCCCGGCCGACATTGATATCGATCACTTGGGCCGGGTCTGGGTTTGTGAAGTCGTCAACTATCGTCATCGCAGTGGCGAACGAAAAGAGGGCGACCGCATTCTGATCATCGAAGATACGGATGGCGATGGCATCTCGGATCGCCAATCAACGTTCTATCAAGGGCCTGAAGTTGATTCGGCTCTTGGAATCTGTGTCTTGCCAACGCTTTCCGGCCGCGGCACTAAAGCGATCATTTCCTGTGCCCCAAACGTTTGGATATTCACGGATGAAGACGGCGACTTGAAGGCTGACAAGAAAGAGTTGCTCTTCACCAACGCCGGTCGGCCTCAGCATGATCACTCGACTCATGCCGCGGTCTTTGGCCCTGACGGAAAACTCTACTGGAACTTCGGCAACACGGGCGAAAAGGTTTGCGACAAAGTCGGCAAACCGATCATTGACGTTGCAGGGCATGACGTCATCGCCAACGGCAAACCGTACCGCCAAGGGATGGCCTTTCGGTGCAACCTGGATGGAAAGGAGTTTGAAGTCCTTGGACACAACTTCCGTAACAACTATGAACTTTCCGTCGACAGTTTTGGCACCGTCTGGCAATCAGACAACGATGATGATGGGAACAAAGGTGTTCGCATCAACTACGTGATGGAAGGCGGGAACTTTGGTTATACGGACGAAATGACCGGTGCTGGCTGGCAGACACCGCGTACCAATCTGGAAGCCGAAATCCCGCTCAGGCATTGGCATCTGAACGACCCCGGCGTCGTCCCGAATCTCGTTCAAACCGGCGCAGGTTCACCCACGGGGATCTGCTTCTATGAAGGAATGCTGCTTCCCGAACTGTTCCGCAATCAGATCATCCACTGTGACGCAGGTCCGAACGTCGTCCGCTCGTATCCGGCGACGAAATCGGGTGCCGGATACAAAGCGGAGATTGTGGATCTGCTGGCCGGTACAAGAGACAACTGGTTCCGCCCGTCGGACGTCTGCGTCGCCCCCGATGGATCGTTGATCGTCGCCGACTGGTACGATCCCGGCGTCGGTGGCCACCGCATGGGCGATGTCGACAAAGGACGCCTATTCCGGATCGCACCACCAAAGACTGCTTACAAGACACCACGCGTCGATGTCTCGACAATCGAAGGCGCCATCGCCGCGTTGAAAAGCCCCAACCTGGCGACGCGATACATCGGTTGGACGGCGTTGCATACGATGAAGGGCCCACAGGTCACGACCTCCTTGCAGAAGGTTCTCGAAGCGGATTCGAGTCCACAAGTTCGCGCCCGCGCCCTGGGGGTGCTCGCCAAATCTCCAGCGACTCGTAACAACGCGTTGGACGCGGCAATGCGGGACAAGAACTCGGATGTTCGCATCGCAGGACTTCGATTGGCACGCCAAAAGCTGCCTGATGAGTCACAAGCCGTTCACACGAGCGACTTGGTCAAACGGCTCGAAACCCTAATTGATGACGCGGCGATCGAGGTTCGACGAGAATGCGCATTGGCGCTCCGCTTGTTGAAGCATCCACGCAAGCAGGCCCTGTGGGCGAAACTGGCCGTTCAGCACGAAGGGTCGGATCGGTGGTATCTTGAAGCCTTGGGAATCGGTGCAGACCACGATTGGGACGCCTGCCTAGCCGCTGCCCTTGAGTTGGCGGGTCACCCTTCAGATCACGATCTGGCAGACAACGCGATCGCGCGAGACATCTTCTGGCGATCGCGTGCATCGACGACACCCCAAAAGCTGGCGACGATTCTCGCGTCTGATCAGGTTGCGGCGATCGACGCCCCCCGTTACCTGAGGTCCTTTGACTTCGTCACAAGCCCTACGAAAGAAGCAGCGCTGGTCGAACTGGCATTCGGAAAGTTTGGCAGCGATGCCAAGACGATGCTCATCAACTCGGAAGCGATCAGCCGATTGGACGGATTCGACATCACGAAGAATCCTGTCCATCAGGTGGCAATGGACCGAATTCTGAATGGCCTTCAGGGACAACCTCAATTCGTGACGCTGATTGACAAGTTCAATGTCGTCAATCGATTTCCCGACCTGCTCACACTCGCCCAGGTGAAGCCGGACGAGCAACTGAGCATTGACGCAATCCGCGTCCTCCTTGGAAAGAAACAGACTGCGCTTTTGAATGCGGCTCTCGCCACGACGAAGGGCACATCCGCTCTGGCGACGGCGACGGC from Schlesneria paludicola DSM 18645 carries:
- a CDS encoding inositol-3-phosphate synthase — encoded protein: MAKRKVGVWLIGAWGGVATTVVVGLAALRKGLSDTTGLVTALPSFAKLDLIGWDELVVGGHEIRETSYAAEAQVLVDKSHVFNEKTLAGISSQLAKFDRNIKPGTLVNVGAKIESLAGPECLKLKKETAAQAVSRLTKDIEKFKTAEKLDRVIVVNVSSTEPPPPDEVREWKWAEVQKSLASKSCPLPASTLYAIAAMQSGSHFVNFTPSVGSDLPGLDELALKQNVLHVGRDGKTGETLMKAVLAPMFAARNLKVMSWVGHNIFGNLDGKVLDDPVNKANKVKSKDHLLTEILGYKPQTLVSIEYIESMGDWKTAWDHIHFQGFLGTPMVLQFTWQGCDSLLAAPLVIDLIRLTEREARRGTSGIMSHLASFFKSPMGTDEPAFAYQFQQLTQWVDRVSGESDE
- a CDS encoding MotA/TolQ/ExbB proton channel family protein — translated: MNRRIEKHRICQGRWSKGYPLGKLCLVLALALTAIWSHVNAQDSNNPSPPGQMDPTPVAPLKVGKIPSDPYEVFVALGLFGYPLALTSVVVVWFTVERMVVLRYGRVIPRHFVKRFFEHLKEGNLDPKVAMKLCEDNGSPIALVLANGVKKWGKSSVEVEQAIIDGGERQVSQLRKHIRILNGAATVAPLLGLLGTVAGMIQSFNQISQSSAMGKSEALAGGIGLSLLTTAAGLAIAIPSLIMYMYFTGRVDSLVIEMDGMAQELVDYISAEGLAEQARSGAKTATAKPETKRPAS
- a CDS encoding DUF1080 domain-containing protein, translated to MRFRMGWISSFLAIAMVSLIGSQQTIAQDGWTTIFDGKTLNNWDGNPEFWRVEDGCITGQTTEAKQLKSNTFLIWRGGETADFELTLEYKLIAGNSGIQYRSFEVPNEKWAVGGYQADMEAGDNYSGINYGERFRGILALRGQKTVIGDDHKPKEVEKFAESKDIQAKIKKEDWNTYHVSAKGFTFEHRINGVLTSVVTDEDKAERRAKGILALQIHVGPPMKVQFRNIKLKTLKPEGTSGVTKKKALLLAGRHSHGFGAHDHLAGCSLLAKLINASGQPIEAEVHSLEQHGWPSDEKLAAADTIVIYSDGGEGHPFNSHLDQLNSLTLQGKGIVCIHYGVETTAGRNGDAFLNWIGGFFEPHWSVNPHWIADYKKLPEHPTTRGVKPFSTDDEWYYHMRFREKMDGVTPILTDLPPKESLSRADGPHSGNAEVRKAVLERKEPQHTAWARVRADGGRGFGTSGGHVHWNWGNDQFRKLILNAIAWTAGADVPADGVPAGHVTVEDLLQNHDEPIPADFNKATIQAMLNQWNKS
- a CDS encoding PVC-type heme-binding CxxCH protein, whose amino-acid sequence is MPFRPLISLIAIATMTTAALAHEPKFQSKVLRTSTKGHAVDIDIDITGAKELYLIALDGDGEITADWADWAEPRLIGPNGEKKLTELTWKSANTEFGQVSVNRNANGDPLRIDGVSVPYGIGTHANSAIAYDLPAGFTRFKTRAGIDNGGSEQGSASSIQFLVFTEPPSEKYTQRGIAQRADVHEAKNAVAGLDVADGLEVTLFASEASGMLSPADIDIDHLGRVWVCEVVNYRHRSGERKEGDRILIIEDTDGDGISDRQSTFYQGPEVDSALGICVLPTLSGRGTKAIISCAPNVWIFTDEDGDLKADKKELLFTNAGRPQHDHSTHAAVFGPDGKLYWNFGNTGEKVCDKVGKPIIDVAGHDVIANGKPYRQGMAFRCNLDGKEFEVLGHNFRNNYELSVDSFGTVWQSDNDDDGNKGVRINYVMEGGNFGYTDEMTGAGWQTPRTNLEAEIPLRHWHLNDPGVVPNLVQTGAGSPTGICFYEGMLLPELFRNQIIHCDAGPNVVRSYPATKSGAGYKAEIVDLLAGTRDNWFRPSDVCVAPDGSLIVADWYDPGVGGHRMGDVDKGRLFRIAPPKTAYKTPRVDVSTIEGAIAALKSPNLATRYIGWTALHTMKGPQVTTSLQKVLEADSSPQVRARALGVLAKSPATRNNALDAAMRDKNSDVRIAGLRLARQKLPDESQAVHTSDLVKRLETLIDDAAIEVRRECALALRLLKHPRKQALWAKLAVQHEGSDRWYLEALGIGADHDWDACLAAALELAGHPSDHDLADNAIARDIFWRSRASTTPQKLATILASDQVAAIDAPRYLRSFDFVTSPTKEAALVELAFGKFGSDAKTMLINSEAISRLDGFDITKNPVHQVAMDRILNGLQGQPQFVTLIDKFNVVNRFPDLLTLAQVKPDEQLSIDAIRVLLGKKQTALLNAALATTKGTSALATATALSNSGDARAAELLLPIALSESLPLDLRREAIKGAARSKAGVLELVKLAESQKTDESLAPALSAAFYGSSVEDARLAAAKLFPLPPGKDSKPLPPLTELAQMKGNLNNGQKLFASIGKCNTCHIVNDAGKEVGPNLSEIGAKLSRQAMFESIVFPSAGISHNYESSILALKDGTTQTGIITSEDPDSISIKGIDAIVRRIPRDEIEERVKQKISLMPADLPKILSQEELADIVEYLTTLKKSKK